A region from the Palaeococcus ferrophilus DSM 13482 genome encodes:
- the dcd gene encoding dCTP deaminase, whose protein sequence is MMLPDWKIRKEILIEPFNERSLQPAGYDLRVGREAMVNGSFVNVEEEGRIVIPPKGHALVLTLERVKLPDDVMGDMRLRSTFAREGLLGSFAWVDPGWDGNLTLALFNSSEEEVVLEYGERFVQIAFHRLEGPSSKPYRGSYQGSQRLALSKRKR, encoded by the coding sequence ATGATGCTCCCGGACTGGAAGATAAGGAAGGAGATACTAATTGAGCCGTTCAACGAGCGTTCACTTCAGCCAGCAGGATACGACCTCCGCGTTGGGAGGGAAGCGATGGTAAACGGCAGCTTCGTCAATGTTGAGGAGGAAGGGCGGATAGTCATTCCACCCAAGGGGCACGCCCTCGTCCTGACGCTGGAGAGGGTCAAGCTCCCGGATGACGTCATGGGGGACATGAGGCTCAGGAGCACCTTCGCACGCGAGGGGCTGCTCGGGAGCTTCGCGTGGGTTGACCCGGGATGGGATGGGAACCTCACACTTGCGCTCTTCAACTCCTCGGAGGAAGAGGTTGTTCTGGAGTACGGTGAGAGATTTGTCCAGATTGCCTTCCACCGCCTCGAAGGCCCCTCGAGCAAGCCCTACCGTGGAAGCTACCAGGGGAGCCAGCGCCTGGCACTATCAAAGCGCAAGCGCTGA
- the rpl12p gene encoding 50S ribosomal protein P1 yields the protein MEYVYAALLLHAAGKEINEESIKAILQAAGVEVDEARIKALVAALEGVNIEEVIEKAAMPVAVAAAPAAAPAAAAEEAPAEEEEEEEEEEKEEEALAGLGALFG from the coding sequence ATGGAGTACGTGTATGCTGCTTTGTTATTACACGCCGCTGGTAAGGAGATAAACGAGGAGAGCATCAAGGCCATACTCCAGGCTGCCGGTGTTGAGGTCGACGAGGCCAGGATAAAGGCCCTCGTTGCTGCCCTCGAGGGCGTCAACATCGAGGAGGTCATCGAGAAGGCCGCCATGCCCGTGGCCGTTGCCGCGGCCCCGGCTGCCGCTCCTGCCGCCGCTGCCGAGGAGGCTCCGGCGGAGGAGGAAGAGGAAGAAGAGGAAGAGGAGAAGGAGGAAGAGGCTCTCGCCGGTCTCGGCGCCCTCTTCGGCTGA
- a CDS encoding 50S ribosomal protein L10 — protein sequence MAHVAEWKKKEVEELVNLIKSYPVIALVNIADVPAYPLSKMRETIREQGGILRVSRNTLIELALKRAAEELGEKGLEELASRIEGGAGILATNMNPFKLYKFLQESKKPAPAKPGVAVNKEVVIPAGPTSLAPGPVVGEMQALGIPARIEKGKVSIQKDYTVLKPGDVITPQLANILNKLGIEPLEVGLELLAAYEEGFVYGPDVLAIDEETYISMLQQAYMHAFNLSVNVAYPTAQTIEAIIQKAFMGAKNVAVEAGYVTKETAGDILGRAFRVALLIAGELPEELLDEKTKELLNQQAQVAVAAAPQPQEEKVEEAEEEEEEEEASEEEALAGLGALFG from the coding sequence ATGGCCCACGTAGCTGAGTGGAAGAAGAAGGAAGTTGAAGAGCTCGTCAACCTCATCAAGAGCTACCCAGTGATAGCACTGGTCAACATAGCGGACGTGCCGGCCTACCCGCTCTCCAAGATGAGAGAGACCATAAGGGAGCAGGGTGGAATCCTCAGGGTCTCGAGGAACACCCTCATAGAGCTCGCGCTCAAGAGGGCGGCGGAAGAGCTCGGTGAGAAGGGCCTTGAGGAGCTCGCCTCAAGGATCGAAGGCGGTGCGGGAATACTCGCCACCAACATGAACCCCTTCAAGCTCTACAAGTTCCTTCAGGAGAGCAAGAAGCCTGCCCCGGCCAAGCCGGGTGTTGCCGTTAACAAGGAGGTTGTCATTCCCGCGGGTCCGACGTCACTCGCTCCCGGTCCCGTCGTGGGTGAGATGCAGGCCCTTGGAATTCCCGCGAGAATCGAGAAGGGTAAGGTCAGCATTCAGAAGGACTACACCGTCCTCAAGCCCGGTGACGTCATCACCCCCCAGCTGGCGAACATACTCAACAAGCTCGGCATAGAGCCCCTCGAGGTTGGCCTTGAACTCCTGGCCGCCTACGAGGAGGGCTTTGTGTACGGGCCGGACGTGCTTGCCATAGACGAGGAGACCTACATCTCAATGCTCCAGCAGGCTTACATGCACGCCTTCAACCTGTCAGTCAACGTCGCCTACCCGACCGCACAGACCATCGAGGCAATAATCCAGAAGGCATTCATGGGAGCGAAGAACGTTGCCGTCGAGGCCGGCTACGTTACGAAGGAAACCGCTGGCGACATACTTGGCAGGGCGTTCAGGGTTGCGCTGCTCATAGCGGGTGAGCTCCCGGAGGAGCTCCTCGACGAGAAGACCAAAGAGCTTTTAAACCAACAGGCGCAAGTAGCTGTTGCCGCAGCGCCTCAGCCTCAGGAAGAGAAGGTTGAGGAGGCTGAAGAAGAGGAGGAAGAAGAGGAGGCCTCTGAGGAGGAGGCCCTTGCCGGACTGGGAGCCCTGTTCGGCTGA
- a CDS encoding 50S ribosomal protein L1, which produces MAFERQKLVEAVKEAKARAKPRNFTQTVEMAVNLRDIDLKKPENRFKLEVLLPHGRGKEVNIAVIADGAVAEAAKKLGLDVISGEDLEKLKESPREARKLAKKYDFFMAAAPLMPKIGRYLGRYLGPRNKMPQVVPPTMTNLEPIVNRLKKTVRVQLKNNPVVHAPIGTEDMEDEKLAENAEAVLHAILNKLERGENQVKSVYIKTTMGPAVKVER; this is translated from the coding sequence ATGGCCTTTGAAAGGCAAAAGCTCGTGGAAGCGGTGAAGGAGGCAAAGGCCCGGGCTAAGCCGCGCAACTTCACACAGACCGTCGAGATGGCAGTAAACCTCAGGGATATTGATTTGAAGAAGCCTGAGAACAGGTTCAAACTTGAGGTTTTACTGCCCCACGGTAGAGGTAAGGAAGTTAATATCGCGGTCATCGCTGATGGCGCGGTAGCCGAGGCGGCTAAGAAGCTCGGGCTTGATGTGATTAGTGGTGAGGATTTGGAGAAGCTCAAGGAGAGCCCAAGGGAAGCCAGGAAGCTCGCGAAGAAGTACGACTTCTTCATGGCGGCAGCTCCGCTGATGCCGAAGATCGGTAGGTACCTCGGTAGGTACCTCGGTCCAAGGAACAAGATGCCGCAGGTCGTTCCACCGACCATGACCAACCTCGAACCCATAGTCAACAGGCTCAAGAAGACCGTCAGGGTACAGCTCAAGAACAACCCCGTTGTCCACGCACCTATCGGAACCGAGGACATGGAGGACGAGAAGCTGGCTGAAAACGCTGAGGCAGTGCTCCATGCCATACTCAACAAGCTGGAGCGCGGCGAGAACCAAGTGAAGTCAGTGTACATCAAGACCACCATGGGCCCGGCTGTAAAGGTGGAGAGGTGA
- a CDS encoding 50S ribosomal protein L11, with translation MAQVVEVLVEGGKATPGPPLGPAIGPLGLNVMQVVQKINEATKEFAGMQVPVKVIVTDPKKKTFEIEVGIPPVSQLIKKELGLAKGSDAPRNNIVGDLPIERAIAIAKMKIDQMLADDLKAATKEVIGTALSMGVTVDGKDPRQVQKEIDEGLYDEVFAKEE, from the coding sequence ATGGCACAGGTAGTTGAAGTGCTCGTTGAGGGAGGTAAGGCTACTCCAGGTCCTCCTCTCGGACCGGCCATAGGTCCATTAGGCTTAAACGTCATGCAGGTCGTTCAGAAGATCAACGAGGCCACCAAGGAGTTCGCGGGAATGCAGGTTCCTGTCAAGGTCATAGTCACCGACCCCAAGAAGAAGACCTTCGAGATCGAGGTCGGAATCCCACCGGTGAGCCAGCTCATCAAGAAGGAGCTCGGCCTTGCCAAGGGTTCCGACGCCCCAAGGAACAACATAGTCGGCGACCTGCCCATCGAGAGGGCCATAGCCATAGCCAAGATGAAGATAGACCAGATGCTCGCGGACGACCTCAAGGCGGCCACCAAGGAGGTCATAGGAACCGCCCTCAGCATGGGCGTTACAGTGGACGGCAAGGACCCGAGGCAGGTTCAGAAGGAGATTGACGAAGGCCTCTACGATGAGGTTTTCGCCAAGGAGGAGTGA
- a CDS encoding transcription elongation factor Spt5, which translates to MGKIFAVRVTVGQEENVANLLYSKAKTYNIPVYAILAPSKVKGYIFVEAAEKGAVDEAISGIRHAKGTLPQEIKFTEIEHFLEERPSVSGFEPGDIVELIAGPFKGEKAKVVRVDEGKDEIVVELVGAIVPIPVTVKGEYVRLISKRSNQ; encoded by the coding sequence ATGGGCAAGATATTTGCAGTGAGGGTCACCGTTGGCCAGGAGGAGAACGTGGCAAACCTGCTCTACAGCAAGGCCAAGACGTACAACATCCCTGTTTACGCCATACTGGCCCCCAGCAAGGTGAAGGGGTACATATTCGTTGAGGCCGCTGAGAAGGGTGCCGTGGACGAGGCCATAAGCGGGATAAGGCACGCAAAGGGAACGCTCCCGCAGGAGATAAAGTTCACGGAGATAGAGCACTTCCTCGAGGAGAGGCCCAGCGTCAGCGGCTTCGAGCCTGGCGACATCGTCGAGTTAATCGCCGGCCCGTTCAAGGGCGAGAAAGCAAAGGTCGTCAGGGTGGACGAAGGAAAGGACGAGATCGTGGTCGAGCTCGTTGGGGCCATCGTTCCAATTCCCGTTACCGTAAAGGGCGAATACGTTAGACTTATAAGCAAGCGGTCGAACCAATAG
- a CDS encoding protein translocase SEC61 complex subunit gamma has product MAESYTEKLKNFLKECKRVLLVTKKPSSKEFKMAAKITGLGMLLIGFIGMLIKIAGALITGTG; this is encoded by the coding sequence ATGGCAGAGAGCTACACGGAAAAGCTTAAAAACTTCCTGAAGGAGTGCAAAAGGGTTTTACTGGTTACAAAAAAGCCCAGCTCCAAGGAGTTTAAGATGGCCGCAAAGATAACCGGCCTTGGAATGCTGCTGATAGGCTTTATTGGAATGCTAATCAAAATCGCCGGTGCCCTGATAACGGGAACCGGTTGA
- the ftsZ gene encoding cell division protein FtsZ produces MLKLVEGVIERTSEEAKASETKVPAVTNSDIDEELKRILEQTQAKIYVVGVGGAGCNTINRMMEVGVEGAKIIAVNTDAQDLLKVKSHRKILIGKEITRGLGAGNNPKIGEEAAKESERDIRDALEGADMVFITCGLGGGTGTGAAPVVAELAKKMGALTVSIVTLPFTVEGIRRIKNAEYGLERLRKNSDTVIVIPNDKLMEVAPNLPIHLAFKVADEILVQAVKGITELITKPGLVNLDFNDVKAVMKDGGIAMIGIGESDSEKRAQEAAIQALNSPLLDVDISGAKGALISISGSDVKLEEAQQIIEQVTSKLDPEAQMIWGIQLDPELSKTIRVMIVISGVSSPYAVAEEKVSPFEEEGERRPIKLDIEEL; encoded by the coding sequence ATGTTGAAGCTGGTTGAAGGTGTAATCGAAAGGACATCCGAGGAAGCGAAAGCCTCCGAGACCAAGGTTCCGGCGGTTACCAATTCGGACATTGATGAGGAGCTTAAGAGGATACTCGAACAGACTCAGGCTAAGATATACGTTGTTGGTGTTGGTGGGGCCGGATGCAACACCATAAACCGCATGATGGAGGTTGGCGTTGAGGGCGCCAAGATCATAGCTGTAAACACCGATGCTCAGGACCTCCTCAAGGTTAAGTCTCACAGGAAGATACTCATTGGAAAGGAGATAACCCGCGGCCTCGGTGCCGGAAACAACCCGAAAATCGGTGAGGAGGCTGCCAAGGAGAGCGAGAGAGATATAAGGGACGCCCTTGAAGGGGCGGACATGGTGTTCATCACCTGCGGTCTCGGTGGCGGAACCGGAACCGGTGCGGCCCCGGTTGTTGCCGAGCTCGCCAAGAAAATGGGCGCACTTACGGTCTCGATAGTCACCCTCCCCTTCACGGTTGAGGGCATCAGAAGGATCAAGAACGCCGAGTACGGCCTCGAGAGGCTCAGGAAGAACAGCGACACCGTCATAGTCATACCCAACGACAAGCTCATGGAGGTTGCCCCGAACCTGCCCATACACCTCGCCTTCAAGGTCGCCGATGAGATACTCGTCCAGGCAGTGAAGGGAATAACGGAGCTCATCACCAAGCCCGGTCTCGTCAACCTCGACTTCAACGACGTTAAGGCGGTCATGAAGGACGGCGGAATAGCCATGATAGGTATTGGCGAGAGCGACAGCGAGAAGAGAGCGCAGGAGGCCGCTATACAGGCCCTCAACAGCCCGCTCCTCGACGTTGACATCAGCGGCGCCAAGGGTGCCCTCATAAGCATAAGCGGAAGCGACGTCAAGCTCGAGGAGGCCCAGCAGATTATAGAGCAGGTCACCAGCAAGCTCGACCCGGAGGCCCAGATGATATGGGGAATCCAGCTTGACCCCGAGCTCAGCAAGACCATAAGGGTTATGATCGTCATAAGCGGCGTCAGCTCTCCCTACGCCGTGGCCGAGGAGAAGGTATCTCCCTTCGAGGAGGAGGGTGAGAGGAGGCCTATAAAGCTCGACATAGAGGAGCTTTGA
- a CDS encoding D-aminoacyl-tRNA deacylase yields MKVVMTTKVDVASMNILEKLVEGFGFRVGERTFDGNPVYEGKDTLILTTNDEMIYYDNLDDAIRKQLNLEPELIVFASRHSSKQKLPALTTHVTGNWGEAVYGGKDASLAIAEPKAMKLALTTLNELNDLGWTVCYEATHHGPSELNVPSLFMEIGSSEEEWRNDRAGEILAESIIRVLDSYKKVDAKVAIGVGGGHYAPKQTKMAIESDLAFSHIVPKYAHPVPREMLIKAIERTNGAVEAIYVDWKGSKGETRQMARELARELGMEFIKD; encoded by the coding sequence ATGAAGGTAGTTATGACGACGAAAGTTGATGTTGCCTCAATGAACATATTAGAAAAGCTGGTTGAGGGCTTTGGTTTTAGGGTAGGGGAGAGAACCTTCGACGGCAACCCGGTTTATGAGGGGAAGGACACGCTCATCCTAACGACGAACGATGAGATGATATACTACGACAATCTGGACGATGCGATAAGGAAGCAGCTCAACCTGGAGCCAGAGCTCATAGTCTTCGCCTCGAGACACTCGAGCAAGCAGAAACTGCCCGCGCTAACGACCCACGTGACGGGCAACTGGGGGGAGGCGGTTTACGGGGGGAAGGACGCATCTCTGGCCATAGCCGAGCCGAAGGCCATGAAACTCGCCCTTACAACGCTAAACGAGCTCAACGACCTTGGGTGGACGGTGTGCTACGAAGCAACGCACCACGGCCCGAGTGAACTCAACGTGCCGAGCCTCTTCATGGAAATAGGCTCGAGCGAGGAGGAGTGGCGAAACGATAGGGCGGGAGAAATCCTGGCGGAAAGCATAATCCGGGTACTCGATAGCTATAAAAAGGTTGACGCTAAAGTTGCCATCGGCGTGGGCGGCGGCCATTACGCACCAAAGCAGACAAAGATGGCCATCGAGAGCGATCTGGCGTTCTCGCATATAGTCCCAAAGTACGCCCACCCGGTACCACGCGAAATGTTGATAAAAGCCATTGAGCGGACGAACGGCGCGGTTGAGGCTATATACGTGGACTGGAAGGGAAGTAAAGGCGAGACACGACAGATGGCAAGGGAACTCGCGAGGGAGCTTGGGATGGAATTTATCAAGGATTAG
- a CDS encoding TAXI family TRAP transporter solute-binding subunit: MKWKAIGLMLVLALAVVAAGCTQQGGTQSSTQATVEITIYTGGTSGVYFPTGSKYAELLNKNGVKAKAVTSGASVSNAKAIGDGTAQAAILQNDVAYYAYHGLYMFEGSKISNIRGVAALYPETVQFVVRADSDIKTLQDFAGKKVAIGAAGSGTAVAAEQVLKAAGVWDSIEKVNQKFSEAAQSLKLGQVDVAVIVSGAPTPAVNQIAVQTPVRVIPIPDDVLAKLKDQGYIFYVRQVLPKDTYNGMEEDTPTIAVKAMLAVSADLPDDVVYQMTKILFDPASLDELHQVHAKTKYISLDTALDGMSIPLHPGAIKYYEEKGISIPDELKP, translated from the coding sequence ATGAAGTGGAAGGCAATTGGTTTGATGCTGGTGTTGGCTCTGGCAGTTGTGGCCGCGGGCTGTACCCAGCAGGGGGGCACCCAGAGCAGCACTCAGGCTACGGTAGAGATAACTATCTACACCGGTGGTACGAGCGGTGTTTACTTCCCCACAGGCTCCAAGTACGCCGAACTGCTCAACAAGAACGGTGTTAAGGCCAAGGCCGTGACGAGCGGTGCTAGCGTTTCAAACGCGAAAGCAATAGGAGACGGCACCGCCCAGGCGGCCATCCTCCAGAACGACGTTGCGTACTATGCGTACCACGGCCTTTACATGTTCGAGGGAAGCAAGATTTCAAACATACGCGGCGTTGCTGCCCTCTACCCCGAGACGGTCCAGTTTGTTGTGAGGGCCGATAGCGACATTAAGACCCTCCAAGACTTCGCAGGTAAGAAGGTCGCCATAGGCGCCGCCGGAAGTGGTACCGCGGTTGCTGCCGAGCAGGTTCTTAAGGCAGCTGGCGTCTGGGACAGCATTGAGAAGGTCAACCAGAAGTTCAGTGAGGCCGCCCAGAGCCTCAAGCTCGGACAGGTGGACGTTGCGGTTATAGTTTCGGGCGCACCGACCCCCGCCGTCAACCAGATAGCCGTCCAGACCCCCGTTAGAGTTATTCCGATACCGGACGACGTTCTCGCCAAGCTCAAGGATCAGGGTTACATATTCTACGTCAGGCAGGTTCTCCCGAAGGACACCTACAACGGCATGGAGGAGGACACCCCCACCATAGCCGTTAAGGCAATGCTCGCAGTCAGCGCCGACCTCCCGGATGACGTCGTTTACCAGATGACAAAGATACTCTTTGACCCGGCCAGCCTCGATGAGCTCCACCAGGTTCACGCCAAGACCAAGTACATCAGCCTTGACACGGCCCTCGACGGTATGAGCATTCCGCTCCACCCCGGAGCCATCAAATACTATGAGGAGAAGGGCATTAGCATCCCGGACGAGCTTAAGCCGTGA
- a CDS encoding DUF1850 domain-containing protein — protein sequence MRSLRRPLPLLFAFLLVLPLLIPVHALVVSDGHSSRVYRLGDVRVEIDYIHSVERSEIREVLEANSSGLYAKEMWWKDFGAGLPEDIQYMEDGFYVKKINIPLGKSLDFWFIPLNRAEIKVNGETIFAPKEETLMRFRVKRCPLFETLVGRC from the coding sequence GTGAGGTCGTTGAGGAGACCTCTTCCCCTTCTTTTTGCATTTTTGTTGGTGTTACCCCTACTGATTCCAGTTCATGCCCTCGTTGTAAGCGATGGGCACTCATCTCGTGTGTACCGCCTGGGGGATGTGAGGGTGGAGATAGACTACATACACAGCGTCGAGAGGAGCGAGATAAGGGAGGTGCTTGAGGCAAACTCCAGCGGCCTCTACGCCAAGGAGATGTGGTGGAAGGACTTCGGGGCAGGACTGCCGGAGGACATCCAGTACATGGAGGACGGATTTTACGTTAAGAAGATAAACATCCCCCTGGGAAAGAGTTTGGACTTCTGGTTCATTCCCTTAAACAGGGCTGAAATAAAGGTTAATGGCGAGACGATCTTCGCCCCTAAAGAGGAGACTCTCATGAGGTTTAGGGTTAAAAGATGCCCACTTTTCGAAACACTCGTAGGGAGGTGCTGA
- a CDS encoding TRAP transporter permease: MPDIDNEPKGLEELEELKEIEEEKIEVVLEKTRTLTPKLETLIKIAAILIGIYEILFIFNFNYTLYDMFARMGLKIGFLKTTLQTKQGEAFVLAMILLITYLLYPFRKREEELRKVPFYDYILAALGVISSLYLFAVYQRYAEFAEVYTLDVVFGVLAIILVLEATRRVLGWVLPLVVTIFLIYGIQNIGFNWVRFTQQLYFDEGIFGIPFFVMTIYVFAFVFFGAFLLKIGISDYITEFMITLFGKRPGGPAKSAVVSSGLMGTVSGSSVANVLTTGTFTIPLMKKAGYPPEIAGAVEPVASTGGQLMPPIMGAAAFIMAEFLGVPYNKLIIAAVIPALVYYSGVYLFIDLETKRLGLKGMPSEHFAPLSYFVRKLYILLPIAVITVALVWGIPPHISAISSLGIAIWVAWIAKDEIKGHEGLYVGVVLLTTLLMFTGKSIAAPVAGAMVLLSLALAGMAFVTDMVEFNEKLYISLLFMLFVALTKYLGMSKEQILLMSGVMGIVFSLIVGYVSKSEGGKKMYEATYQSMIDAGKTSTSVMLAAASAGLIQGVLTMTGLVTSLGYRLVDLTAGNLWLLLLLTMVFSLILGMGVPTTANYIITSLVAAPAIYNAVLGLQPYSSPVPGFGTPIALLAAHFFVFYFGILADVTPPVALASYAGSALAGGDFWKTAMNAVKYALAGYIGPYIYFTHPEMFIITVQEWSARIALTVIYDFGATLLVMYILAISLTGWFEIPIRKEFRAVLAIIGLASATLNPIPVGLGLVAVLGIKFLGRKKGEA, encoded by the coding sequence ATGCCCGATATTGATAATGAACCGAAAGGATTGGAAGAGCTGGAGGAGCTGAAGGAGATCGAGGAGGAAAAAATTGAGGTCGTCCTGGAAAAGACGAGGACTCTCACACCGAAGCTGGAGACGCTGATAAAGATCGCAGCTATACTCATAGGCATATACGAAATACTGTTCATCTTCAACTTCAACTACACACTCTACGACATGTTCGCGAGGATGGGCCTCAAGATAGGCTTCCTGAAAACGACCCTCCAGACTAAGCAGGGAGAAGCCTTCGTCCTTGCCATGATCCTCCTGATAACGTACCTACTCTACCCGTTCCGCAAGAGGGAGGAGGAACTAAGGAAAGTGCCGTTCTACGACTACATACTGGCGGCCCTCGGAGTCATCTCGTCGCTCTACCTCTTCGCCGTCTACCAGCGCTACGCGGAGTTTGCGGAGGTCTACACGCTTGACGTTGTCTTTGGAGTGCTCGCTATAATCCTCGTCCTTGAGGCAACGCGCAGGGTCCTTGGCTGGGTTCTCCCGCTTGTCGTGACGATATTCCTCATCTACGGCATTCAGAACATAGGCTTCAACTGGGTCCGCTTTACGCAGCAGCTCTACTTCGACGAGGGAATCTTCGGAATCCCGTTCTTCGTCATGACGATATACGTCTTTGCCTTCGTGTTCTTCGGCGCCTTCCTGCTGAAGATCGGCATAAGCGACTACATAACGGAGTTCATGATAACGCTCTTCGGAAAGCGGCCCGGCGGCCCGGCAAAGTCAGCAGTGGTTTCAAGCGGTTTAATGGGAACCGTCAGCGGCTCGAGCGTCGCCAACGTCCTCACAACCGGAACGTTCACAATTCCCCTCATGAAGAAAGCTGGCTATCCACCGGAGATAGCGGGAGCGGTTGAGCCGGTAGCATCAACGGGTGGCCAGCTCATGCCGCCAATTATGGGCGCTGCTGCCTTCATCATGGCGGAGTTCCTCGGGGTGCCCTACAACAAGCTCATCATAGCGGCGGTGATTCCAGCCCTCGTGTACTACTCCGGCGTTTACCTCTTCATAGACCTCGAAACCAAGAGGCTCGGCCTCAAAGGAATGCCCTCCGAGCACTTCGCCCCGCTGAGCTACTTCGTGAGGAAGCTCTACATCCTACTTCCCATAGCCGTCATCACGGTGGCGCTCGTCTGGGGAATCCCGCCGCACATCTCGGCCATATCCTCCCTGGGAATAGCCATATGGGTGGCATGGATTGCAAAGGATGAGATAAAGGGACACGAGGGGCTATACGTTGGCGTGGTTCTCCTCACAACACTCCTGATGTTCACGGGGAAGTCAATAGCAGCCCCCGTCGCCGGCGCGATGGTGCTCCTCTCCCTGGCCCTCGCGGGGATGGCGTTCGTTACAGACATGGTCGAGTTCAACGAGAAGCTCTACATCAGCCTGCTCTTCATGCTCTTCGTGGCCCTCACGAAGTACCTCGGCATGTCGAAGGAGCAGATACTCCTCATGAGCGGTGTCATGGGCATAGTCTTCTCGCTCATCGTCGGCTACGTCTCCAAGAGCGAGGGCGGGAAGAAGATGTACGAGGCAACGTACCAGTCCATGATAGATGCTGGAAAGACGAGCACGAGCGTCATGCTGGCGGCGGCGAGCGCGGGCCTCATACAGGGCGTCCTCACAATGACGGGCCTCGTCACGAGCCTCGGCTATCGCCTAGTTGACCTCACCGCGGGAAACCTGTGGCTCCTCCTGCTCCTGACGATGGTCTTCAGCCTAATCCTTGGAATGGGCGTTCCAACGACGGCCAACTACATCATAACCTCCCTCGTTGCTGCGCCGGCAATTTACAACGCCGTTCTTGGATTACAGCCCTACAGCTCCCCCGTTCCGGGCTTTGGAACACCAATAGCGCTGCTGGCCGCTCACTTCTTCGTGTTCTACTTTGGAATCCTGGCGGACGTCACGCCACCCGTTGCGCTGGCCAGCTACGCCGGTTCGGCTTTAGCGGGCGGCGATTTCTGGAAGACGGCAATGAACGCGGTGAAGTACGCCCTCGCGGGATACATAGGCCCCTACATCTACTTCACCCACCCGGAAATGTTCATCATAACGGTTCAGGAGTGGAGCGCGAGGATAGCGTTGACAGTTATCTACGACTTCGGGGCAACGCTCCTCGTGATGTACATCCTGGCGATAAGCCTCACGGGATGGTTCGAGATACCCATAAGAAAGGAGTTCAGGGCAGTTCTGGCCATCATAGGACTCGCTTCAGCCACTTTGAACCCGATTCCGGTTGGGCTGGGGCTCGTCGCGGTGCTCGGCATAAAGTTCCTCGGAAGGAAGAAGGGTGAGGCCTGA
- a CDS encoding RNA ligase partner protein yields the protein MRFVLDTSIFVNPDVRGGFGENPTEAMRTFLSYAEKLFGKVEFYVPAGVYREIMHFVDIEEVAPEVELYIIKKSPNVHDIRIPAFVVYELIEDLRRRIDKGLRVAEKAVRESVIEADNVDKIIQKLRRNYRRALREGIVDSKEDFELILLAKELDAIIVSADVGILTWAQKMGIKWVDAAKFKDVLEELAEKLGE from the coding sequence ATGAGGTTCGTCCTCGACACGAGCATCTTCGTCAACCCGGACGTGAGGGGGGGCTTTGGCGAGAACCCCACGGAGGCCATGCGCACTTTTCTGAGCTATGCGGAGAAGCTCTTCGGGAAGGTAGAGTTCTACGTGCCCGCGGGCGTTTACAGGGAGATAATGCACTTCGTTGACATAGAGGAGGTCGCCCCCGAGGTCGAGCTGTACATCATCAAAAAGTCCCCCAACGTGCACGACATAAGGATACCCGCCTTCGTGGTCTACGAGCTCATTGAAGACCTCAGAAGGAGGATAGACAAGGGGCTGAGGGTGGCGGAGAAGGCCGTCCGCGAGAGCGTCATAGAGGCCGACAACGTGGACAAGATAATCCAGAAACTGAGGAGGAACTACAGGAGGGCACTGCGCGAGGGCATAGTTGACAGCAAGGAGGACTTTGAGCTCATACTTCTAGCGAAGGAGCTCGACGCCATCATAGTCTCGGCGGACGTGGGCATACTCACGTGGGCCCAGAAGATGGGGATAAAGTGGGTCGATGCCGCCAAGTTCAAGGACGTCCTGGAGGAGCTGGCGGAGAAGCTCGGGGAGTAG
- a CDS encoding DUF86 domain-containing protein — translation MRRQRYLEKLEKFEEEYEFIKGHEMRDEVTRRALLYSLQVCVDVAMDIVAMLTKDLGITVEDDYTNIARLERKGVLSREEASLLRKYNGLRNAIVHKYDRLDLNAVEDGLKRMDELYGIVLKLVEEYERLGQES, via the coding sequence GTGAGAAGGCAAAGGTACCTGGAAAAGCTTGAGAAGTTCGAGGAGGAGTACGAGTTCATAAAGGGTCACGAGATGAGGGACGAGGTTACGCGGCGGGCACTTCTCTACTCCCTCCAGGTGTGCGTTGACGTGGCGATGGACATCGTGGCAATGCTCACAAAGGACCTCGGAATAACGGTGGAGGATGATTACACCAACATAGCACGGCTGGAGAGGAAAGGGGTTCTAAGCCGTGAGGAGGCATCGCTCTTGAGGAAGTACAACGGCCTCAGGAATGCGATAGTCCACAAATACGACAGGCTCGACCTGAATGCGGTTGAGGACGGCCTGAAGAGAATGGACGAGCTGTACGGGATCGTCCTTAAGCTCGTGGAGGAATACGAAAGGCTTGGGCAGGAATCTTAA